ATTCCTTGCCGCTGCTTTATATATATTGAGCATAGTCCTGCCCGGGCGCTGGCTGACGCTGTCAAATGCCGTCAGTGCACTGGCCTGGCTGACACATGGCATGGCTTTGTGGCTGACGATTTTCCCTGATCACGCGCTCAGGGTGGGCTTTGCCGTCATGTTGTCCGCCGCGCTATGGGTATCCGTGTTTGTCTGCTGGCTGGAAAATCGCAACGCCTCCCTTGATGGCTTGCGCTTGTTACTGATGCCCAATGCCGCGTTGATGGCTGTCTTGCCCAGTTTTTTTCCAGGCAGCCTGATTGCCCTGGCTGGCAAGACTGCCATGTTTCCCTGGCATGTCGTGGTCGCCATGCTGGCCTATAGCACGCTGACGATAGCGGCCTTTCATGCGGTCGTCATGACAGTACAAGACAAGCATCTGCATCAATT
This is a stretch of genomic DNA from Undibacterium sp. KW1. It encodes these proteins:
- a CDS encoding inner membrane protein YpjD encodes the protein MQIYLSFLAAALYILSIVLPGRWLTLSNAVSALAWLTHGMALWLTIFPDHALRVGFAVMLSAALWVSVFVCWLENRNASLDGLRLLLMPNAALMAVLPSFFPGSLIALAGKTAMFPWHVVVAMLAYSTLTIAAFHAVVMTVQDKHLHQLRAVKNVEWLNTLIDRLPALLTMEKILFRFVLFGFVLLTLTVLSGVIFSEQVLGVAFKWDHKTLLSLLSWLLFAILLTGRYWRGWRGKTVLSFTLSGFITLLLAYVGSRFVLEVLLHRSLS